The Pseudomonas leptonychotis genomic sequence CGCCTACGCCGACCTAGACACCTCGATCCTCGACGAGCTGCCGCCTGGCCGTACCCCGGTCAACACCCTGGTGATCGCCGACAGCCGCCGCCTGGAAGTGGTTGAGCGCGTGCGCCTGGCCTGTAATGAAGGCCGCCAGGCCTATTGGGTCTGCACTCTGATCGAGGAATCGGAAGAGCTGACCTGCCAGGCCGCCGAAACCACCTTTGTCGACCTGAGCGCTGCGCTCGGAGGGCTGAATGTCGGCTTGATCCACGGGCGCATGAAGCCTGCAGAAAAAGCCGCGGTGATGAACCAGTTCAAGCAGGGTCAACTGCAATTATTGGTCGCCACCACAGTGATCGAAGTAGGTGTCGACGTGCCCAACGCCAGCCTGATGATCATCGAAAACCCGGAACGCCTGGGCCTGGCCCAACTGCATCAACTGCGCGGGCGAGTCGGCCGCGGCAGCGCGGCCAGTCATTGCCTGCTGCTCTACCACGCGCCACTGTCGCAACTGGGCCGACAGCGCCTGGCTATCATGCGCGAGACCTGCGATGGTTTCGTCATCGCCGAAAAAGACTTGGAACTGCGCGGCCCTGGCGAGATGCTCGGCACCCGCCAAACTGGCCTGTTGCAATTTAAGGTCGCCGATTTAATGCGCGATGCCGACCTGCTGCCCGCCGTGCGCGACGCCGCGCAAGCGCTATTGGAACACTGGCCGCAGCATGTAAGCCCACTACTTGAACGTTGGCTGCGCCATGGCCAACAATACGGGCAAGTGTGACCCAGCGCACAACACAACTGTCAGCTGCGCCGCACTTTCACCAGCCCGCTGTTTATACTCGAAGCATTGCTGCCCCTGCCGGATACCGCCATGACTGAACTTGCCCTTGCTCCCGACACCGCCCCGCGCCCGCCAGCGGTGATTCTGCAATTGCTGGAAAAGCTCGGCTTGCCCTACCAAGTTTGCCGTGACCTGCCCGGTTTACCGGCCGCACAGCGCCTGCAAGCGGTGTTGTTGGATGACGCCGTGGGCGCGCTGTTAGTCCTTTACCCACAAAGCCAGCTGCTCGACCTCAATCGCCTGACCGAACTGACCGGCCGCCAACTGGTGGCCGTAAAGCCGGAACGTCTTGAGCGCATGCTGAGTAAACACAGCCTAAAAGTGCTACCCGGCTTGCCCCCGCTGACCAGCTCGCCGTGCCTGTATGACGAGCGTTTGCTGCAAGTACCTAGCCTGTACATCGAGTCTGGCCAACGCGGCGTGCTCCTGGAGCTGGGCAGCGAGGCGTTCAAGAGCCTGCTGAGCAAGGCCAGCGCCGCGCGCTTCGGCGAGCCGCTGAGCAATATCCACCTAAACCTGGACCGCCCCGACGACGATCGCGCCGAGATCACCCAGGCCGTGCAAGCGTTCACCGCACGACGCATCCAGCAACGCTTAGAAGAAACCATCGAAATACCGCCGCTGCCGGAAACTGCGCAAAAAATCATCAAGCTGCGCGTCGACCCGGACGCCACCGTGGATGACATTACCGGCGTAGTCGAAACCGACCCCGCGTTGGCCGCTCAGGTGGTCAGCTGGGCCGCCTCGCCCTACTACGCCGCGCCCGGCAAGATCCGCTCGGTGGAAGACGCTATCGTCCGCGTACTGGGCTTTGATCTGGTGATCAACCTGGCACTCGGCTTGGCCCTCGGCAAGACCCTGAGCCTGCCCAAGGATCATCCGCAACAAGCCACGCCGTATTGGCAGCAGGCGATTTACAGCGCCGCCGTCATCGAAGGCCTGACCCGCGCCATTCCGCGCGCACAGCGTCCGGAGGCCGGTCTCACCTACCTCGCTGGCCTGCTGCATAACTTCGGCTACCTAGTGCTCGCGCATGTGTTTCCGCCGCACTTCTCGCTGATTTGCCGACATCTAGAGGTCAACCCGCACCTGTCGCACAGCTATATCGAGCAGCATTTGCTTGGCATCAGCCGTGAACAGATCGGCGCCTGGCTGATGCGCTACTGGGACATGCCAGAAGAGCTGGCCAGCGCCTTGCGCTTCCAGCACGACCCGGAATACAACGGCCCCCACGCCACCTACCCGAACCTGGTGTGCCTGTCGGTCAGCCTGCTGCGTAATCGCGGTATCGGGGCCGGGCCACAAAGCGAGATCCCACAAAGCCTGTTCGACAACCTCGGTATCAGCCGTGACAAGGCCGAGGAGGCCGTGAGCAAAGTGCTGGCTGCCGAAGTCGCCCTGCGCGAATTGGCTGCGCAATTCCACCCGGCGCACTGAATACGCCGAACAATAAAGGGGCCTGCAGGCCCCTTTTTATTCGTTATAGCGCGTTACTTATTCAGCTGCGCACGCCGTGCAGCGAACAGCTCAGGTAATGCCTGGACACTGCTGTCGAGCAGCTGAGCGACTGCTGGCTGCTCATATAAAGCGGCATATTCAGCCAGCTGCTCACTGGGCATTTGCCGGTACGCGTAGAGCATAAAGGACTCTACCGCTTCGGCACTGGACGCCCGCAGCGCGTCTTCTTGGGCCTTGGTCTGACTGCTCAGCGCTTGCTCATCAATAGTTTCACCACGAGCCTGCAAAGCCAGAAACGCCTGAGTCTTACCCACCTCATAACGCAACAGGGTCGCCAGTGTCGTGGTATGCGCCGCCGCATCCAAGCGCCGCACCAGCATTAGCCGCTCTTCACGCGGTGGGCGCTCGCTCAGTTGCTTGCGATACGCCGCCAAGCCTTCTGCGCCGCTGTCACCGACGGATCGTTCGGCAGCGGTGAAGCTTTGCGCCAGGGGGCTTTCAAGCAGACTTTGCGCCTGTTGCACCTGCGCTTGATCGAGTTTAATCGTCAGACGCTTGGCCAAGTCCAGGCATAAAGCATCGGCGGCAAACACCTTGGCCAACTGCGCGTGTTGCTTGCCAGTCAAACCACGCTGCACCAACGGCGCACTCTGCTCGCAGAGCAAACGGATGCCCGCCAGCTCGAATAACGGCGCAAAGGCTTCGGCTTTGGGGGGCGCGGCATGGGCAAGAGAGGCGGACAACAACAGGACAATCATCAACAAACGCATGGGCAAGCTCTCGTTATGGCGATGCCCAGCCTAGCGAAAGCCTGGCACGCCGACTAGCCCTGGCGTGCCCGGTTGCGGATCAGGCAGCTTTTTTTGCAGCGTCTTTCTTCTTCGGCATCAGGTACTTAGTCAGGCCCTGGAACCAGATTACCAGCGCCGGGTTGCCCTGAATCTGGATGTCTTTGTTCTGAATGCCCTGCATAAACGCCAGCTGTTTGTTTTTGGCGCTCATGGTGGCAAAACCATAGGCTGCATCTTTGAAACCAAGGGCAAACGCAGGCTCGCTGGCAGGGCCACGCTTACTGGTGATGCGCTGGTCTTTAACGATGAAGTGACGGGCTACTTTGCCGTCTAAAGTGTGCAGCTGGAACGTCATATCACGGTCGACAAGCTGCTGTTGGAACGCCGGGTTTTCACGGCTGGCCTTGGTCATCAGGCGGCCCAGCATCCACAGAAGAAAACGAAATTTCATGCGCGAGGCCTCGCAAAAGGTAAGGGAAAGGCGGCGCATTGTAGCGGTTTGTGGCGGGCACTACATCCGGCTAAAAGAACGGCGTGAGCACGCCAGCAGGAGCGGAGCAACCCGGAGCCAAAGACCCCGGGCCTGAGGACTCAGTTAACCGCATCTTTCAGGGACTTGCCCGGTTTGAAAGCGACGGTGTTGCTGGCCTTGATCTGTACCGGCTCGCCGGTTTGCGGGTTTTTCCCGGTGCGAGCACCGCGATGGCGTTGCACGAATGTACCGAAGCCCACCAGGGTGACGCTGTCCTTGCGGTTCAGTGCGTTGGTGATTTCTTCGAGTACCGCGTTAAGTACACGGTTTGCCTGATCTTTAGTCAGATCCGCCTTATCGGCGATGGCGGCGGCGAGTTCCGGTTTACGCATAAATGCCTCTTTACGGTTTTTTGTTGTTGTGTCCGGGCTGCTCTGCGCGAGCAGGTACCAAGGCGCCGCAACAGCTCTAGGCTGCGGCAGACTGAGGGAGGATGGCATGCCATCGGGCCCTGCGCCAGTCTTGTCCTACAGTTAAAGTGGGCAATTTTATGGCATATCAGACAGAACAGCTGCCATTCACGCCAGAAGGGCAGGCAAGCGCTTATTCAAAGCCAATTTATCCTGCACAGCCGTGCCGGTAAGTGCATAACCGAGCAGCGCACCGCTGCTGTCATGGCACAGCGCTTTGATGTCGGCGCCGCTGCCTTCGACCTGCCACTCGCCTTGCAGGCCGCGCGGTGGTGGCGACACCACCAGCGGGCAAACCGGGGTTTTTACCGTCACTGGCATAGGGCCATAGCTCACCGCTACTGGATTACCGGCCAACGTTTGCGCCAGCGCGCGCGCGCAGGTCATCAACGGCATGACGTAGAGCAGATTGATCCCATCGACCTCGGCGCAATCGCCCAGCGCGTAGATATTGGTGTGTGACGTACGCAGCTGGCGGTCAACCACCACCCCACGATTGACCGCCAGCCCGGCCGCAGCCGCCAGCTCGATACGCGGACGCAGACCCACGGCGGAGAGCACCAGATCGCACTCAATCAACGTGCCGTCGGACAGATGCGCCTGCAGTGCATTGCCCTGATGGTTCAGGCTGGCCAACACCGGCCCCAAGTGAAAACGCGCGCCAAGCCCTTCCAGCCCGGTTTGTACTGCCGCCGCCGCTGCTGGGTGCAGCAAACCGGGCATCACCTGCTCACAGGGCGCCACCAGCTCGACCTGATAGCCACCCAGGGTCAGGTCATTGGCAAACTCGCAGCCGATCAGCCCAACGCCCAGCAACAGAACACGCTGCTTGCCGGCCGCCGCCGTACGAAAGCGCGCGTAGTCTTCCAAGTCATTGATCGAGAAGATTGCATCGTCGGCATCGCCTTCGACCGGCACGCGAATCACCTCGGCGCCACAGGCCAGCACCAGATCGCGGTACGGCACAGCCTCTTCGCCGATCCATAGCTGCTGGTGGCCGGGGTCAATGCCGCTGATCCGCGTGTGGGTACGAATTTCCGCTTTGAGCTGCTCGGCCATGGCGCCTGGCTCCGCCATGCTCAACCCGTCGGCATCCTTGTTCTTGGCAAAGCCGGTGGAGAGCATCGGCTTGGAATAGGAGCGCCCATCGTCAGCGGTAATCAGCAACAGCGGGGTTTCGCTGTCGAGCTTGCGAAACTCACGGGCCAGGTTGTAACCGGCCAGGCCGGTGCCGATGATGACGACAGGAGCACTCATGCTGCATTCCTCACACAGAGCGCGGTTCAACGCGCTGAAAAATTCGGGGCTGACGATGGCGCTCAGGCGATTTCGATCATCTCAAAATCAAGCTTGCCGACGCCGCAATCGGGGCACAACCAATCGGCAGGAACATCCTCCCAGGCCGTGCCAGGGGCAATGCCTTCATCGGGCAGGCCGAGGGCTTCGTCATAGATAAAACCGCACACCACACACTGCCACTTACGCATAACCACCTCACCGCTTAATTCAGCTTGTTCGGGTTATTCAGTATGGGCACTCACTAAACAAAACGGCGACCTCATGATCGCCGTAGAAAGCTTGCAGAATGTGCTCAAAGGCTTGCGAGCTATAGTCCTGCAAGGCAAAAACAGGCGAGGAAGCGGAGTGTACTTTTGTACATGAGCCTTCCGAGCCGGTTTTTAACGCCGCAGGGCCGAAGCGCAGCAGCCTTTGGCAGGTTCTTAGCCGATTTCGATCATTTCGAAATCAAGCTTACCCACGCCACAGTCGGGGCACAGCCAGTCTTCCGGGACGTCCTGCCAGAGCGTGCCGGCGGCGATGCCTTCATCAGGCCAGCCTTGGCTCTCGTCGTAAATCAGTCCACAGACCACACATTGCCACTTCTTCATAACTACCTCAGGTGGATCACACGGCTATTGCGCCGGGGAAACTACCGTATATGTGCGGGTGCGCCAAGCCGCCGGGCGATGAATAGCGTGCCGGTGAGGCCAACCAAAGTCGGGCTCTGCCCAGCGTAGCGGCCAATCGCCGCGCCCGGCGCCGTCTGCCCGGGCGCAAGGGCCATGCGAGGGTCTGTTGCCATTTCGTTCGCGGCCGCGCCGAAGCCTGTTTTAGCGCGAGGCAAGGCACGAGACACGAAGTTTGGTTGTTCCAAATGAGTGTCGAGAAACGCAGTATCGCGCTAAAACAGGCTCGGCCCTTCGGGTTGCGCGAAAAATTTCGCCAAGCAGTGTTGGAGGTCTTGGCAAGGGAACAACCATTACCTGCGTCCTCCGCCTAGCCTGGCGAGATTTTTCGCGGCAACGCGGCTTGCGACGAAACGGCAACAGACCCTAGACTCGCGCGCCTCTGCCTACGGTGAAACCTGCTCGTGCCCCACGCCACCCTCGCCCACCCGCCGCACTGGCTGACTGCCAGCCAACTGCACCCTGCACCTACAGCTGCGGTGCGCGATTGGCTATTCAATGAAGATTCGTTAACGCGCCGGCTGACCGCCTTGTCAGCCGATGGCTTCAGCGTCACTCCATTGCAGGAAGGATGGCAGCACCTACGCAGCGATGAATGCAGCGCGCTGGGCGTGGCCAGCGGCAGCCAGGGCTGGGTACGTGAAGTGTACTTGCGCGGCCACGGCCAGCCTTGGGTGTTCGCTCGCAGCGTGGCGGCGCGTAGCGCCCTGGAAGGCTCCGGTCTGGCGCTGGATCAACTGGGCAGCCGCTCATTGGGCGAACTGCTGTTCAGCGACCGCGCCTTCGACCGCGGCGAACTGCAGGTATGTCGCTACCCGGCGCAATGGCTGCCGCCTGAGGCTTACAGCGAGCGCCTGTGGGCGCGACGCTCGTGTTTTAGCCGTGGCGCTTTGGGCGTATTGGTGGCCGAGGTGTTTTTGCCCGCATTCTGGCAAGCCGCCGAGACCGACACGCCGTAGGATGGATGACGCTTCACCCATCCACCGTTGCGCCCTTAGGCAGGTGAAAAAGCGCCATCCCCCCTACCCGGCTTTAGCGGCGACGGTCGCGGCTAAAGCCCCGCCCACCACTCTTCTCTTGCAGCCCACCCACCCTATCTCGCCATCGCCCGTATAATCAGCCGCAACTCGCATGGAGACGCGCTCGATGTATACCCGCCTGCTGCATTCACTCAACCGCCTGCACCCGCGCGCCTGGGACTTTGTCCAGCTGATGCGCCTGGACAAACCCATCGGCATTTACCTGTTGCTGTGGCCGACGCTGTGGGCGCTGTGGGTAGCGGCTGAGGGCGTACCGAGCGCGAAAAATCTGTTTATCTTCGTGATGGGTGTGTTTCTGATGCGTGCAGCCGGCTGCGTGATCAACGATTACGCAGACCGCCACTTCGACGGTCACGTCAGCCGCACCAAGGCCCGCCCTCTGGCCAGCGGTAAAGTGCAGCCGCGCGAAGCGTTGATCCTGTTCGCCGTATTAGTGGCGCTCAGTTTTGCACTGGTGCTGTTCACCAACGCCAGCACCCTCTGGCTGTCGTTCGGCGGCCTGGCTCTAGCCGCCTGCTACCCCTTTATGAAGCGCTACACCTTCTACCCACAAGTGGTGTTGGGTGCAGCATTTTCCTGGGGCATGCCGATGGCCTTCACCGCCGAAACTGGCAGCCTGCCACCCGAGGCCTGGCTGCTGTATATCGCCAACCTACTGTGGACGGTGGCCTACGACACCTATTACGCCATGGCCGACCGTGAAGACGACCTGAAGATTGGGGTGCGCTCCACCGCCATCCTGTTTGGCGATGCCGACCGCTTGATTATCGTCATCCTCCAGGGCCTCGCGCTGCTATGCCTGTTGCTGGCCGCGGCACGCTTCGAGCTCGGCCTGTACTTCCACCTCGGCCTGCTGGTGGCCGCCGGCTGCTTTGCCTGGGAGTTTCACAAGACCCGCAACCGCAAGCCGATGGCGTGCTTCAATGCCTTTCTGCATAACCACTGGGCAGGCTTGGCGATCTTTATCGGCCTGGTGTTTGACTACGCCTTACGCGGCTAGAAAGAAGCGTTGCCGCGCGCCTGTCATATGGCTGCAATAATTCCGTTATCTAATGCAGCCCATTACAGCGAGAAGACCCGAGGCTTGACCCATGGTTGGCAAGAACATCCTGATCGTCGATGACGAAGCACCGATCCGTGAAATGATCGCCGTGGCCCTGGAAATGGCTGGCTACGAGTGCCTGGAAGCGGAGAACACCCAACAGGCGCACGCCATCATCGTCGACCGCAAACCCGATCTTATTCTGCTCGACTGGATGTTGCCCGGCACCAGCGGCATCGAACTGGCGCGCCGCCTCAAACGCGACGAGCTGACCGGCGACATCCCGATCATCATGCTCACCGCCAAAGGCGAAGAGGACAACAAGATCCAGGGCCTGGAGGTCGGCGCCGACGACTACATCACCAAGCCGTTCTCCCCGCGTGAACTGGTGGCGCGCCTGAAGGCCGTGCTACGCCGCGCCGGCCCAATCGACAGCGAAGGGCCAATCGAGGTCGGCGGTCTGCTACTCGACCCGATCAGCCACCGCGTCACCATTGACGGCAAACCGGCCGAGATGGGCCCCACTGAATACCGTCTGTTGCAATTTTTCATGACCCACCAGGAGCGCGCCTACACCCGCGGCCAACTGCTCGATCAGGTCTGGGGCGGTAACGTGTATGTTGAAGAGCGCACCGTCGACGTGCATATCCGCCGCCTGCGCAAAGCCCTCGGTGAGGTTTACGAGAATCTTGTGCAGACCGTGCGCGGTACGGGTTACCGTTTCTCCACCAAGAGCTAGGTCGCGCATCTGCATAATGCCCGGCAAACACGGATTGATTGGCAGATGAGGTCGAATTGAATCAAAACTGGCGCGGCCCCCTGATACGTCGCTTGCTGCTGCTGATCAGTGTCTGCCTACTGCTCGGACTGATCAGCGGCGAATACGCCTGGGCCCTGGTGCTCGGGCTGGCCGGCTACCTCGGCTGGCACCTGCAACAGCTGCTGCGTCTGCACAAGTGGCTGCGCACCCGCCAGGCTGATGAAGCGCCGCCCGATGGCTACGGCCTATGGGGCGAAGTGTTCGACAGCATCTACCACCTGCAACGCCGCGACCAGAAAGTCCGTGGCCGCCTGCAAGCGGTGATTGATCGCGTGCAAGAATCCACCGCCGCACTCAAGGATGCGGTGATCATGCTCGATCGCGACGGCAACCTGGAATGGTGGAACATTGCCGCCGAAAAACTTCTGGGCCTGAAAACCCCACAAGACAGCGGCCAGCAAATCACCAACTTGGTGCGCGACCCACGCTTTATCGAGTATTTCGAGAACCACAATTACAACGAACCGCTGGAGCTGCCCTCACCGGTCAGTGACCGCTTGCGCCTGCAGTTCCACATCACCCAATACGGCAACCGCGAACACCTGATGCTGGTGCGCAACATCACCCGCCTGCACCAGCTGGAGCAGATGCGTAAAGACTTCGTCGCCAACGTCTCCCACGAACTGCGCACCCCTCTGACGGTAATTTCCGGCTACTTGGAAACCCTGCTGGATAACGTCGAAGACGTGAATCCGCGCTGGCTACGCGCCCTGCAACAAATGCAGCAGCAAGGTGGGCGCATGCAAAACCTGCTCAATGACTTGCTGTTATTGGCCAAGCTGGAAGCCACCGACTACCCCTCGGACAATCAACCCGTAGCGGTTGATCTGCTGCTGCTGAGCATCAAGAACGATGCCCAGGCGTTGTCTGGCGAGCGCGGACATCGCATCAGCCTGGAAGCCGATCCGCACCTTAAGCTCAAGGGCAGCGAGACAGAGTTGCGCAGCGCTTTTTCCAACCTGGTGTTTAACGCGGTGAAGTACACCCCGAATGAAGGCGACATTCATGTGCGCTGGTGGGGCGACGAACAGGGGGCGCACCTGAGTGTGCAAGACAGCGGCCTGGGCATCGAGGCCAAGCACCTGCCGCGTCTGACCGAGCGCTTCTACCGGGTCGACTCCAGCCGTGCCAGTAACACCGGCGGTACGGGTTTAGGTCTGGCCATCGTCAAACACGTACTGCTGCGCCATCGCGCACGCCTGGACATCTCCAGCACGCTTGGCCAAGGCAGCGCGTTCACCTGCAACTTCCCAACTCAACAGGTTGTGCGACGCGGCCAGTAATCGCCCCACTTGCAAAGCCTGCTGGCAGCCCCCACCCTTTAGCGGTCATTCACTACCTGAACCCTGTATGGACCCCTCCACGAGTTACATCGCCAGCAGTTATTTCGCCGATTTCGGCCTCGTTCTCTTCGCCCTGTTTCTGGTACTGCTCAACGGCTTTTTCGTTGCCGCTGAGTTTGCCATCGTTAAATTGCGCGCCACCAAAGTCGACGCCCTGGCCGAGAAAAACGGCTGGCGCGGACATATCCTGCGTACCGTGCACAACCAGCTTGATGCTTACCTCTCGGCCTGTCAGCTGGGCATCACCCTGGCCTCCCTAGGCCTGGGCTGGGTCGGTGAGCCGGCATTTGCTCATCTGCTCGAACCGCTACTGTCCGCCATCGGCATCGAGTCGCCGAAGCTGGTGCATGGCATCGCCTTCTTCACCGCGTTCTTTATTATTTCCTACCTGCATATCGTGGTCGGCGAGCTGGCGCCCAAGTCGTGGGCCATTCGCAAACCCGAGCTGCTATCGCTGTGGACGGCCGCGCCGCTGTATATGTTCTATTGGGCCATGTACCCGGCGATTTTCCTGCTTAACGCCAGTGCCAACGCCATTCTCCGTGTGGCCGGCCAGGGCGAGCCCGGGCCGCACCATGAGCACCATTACAGCCGCGACGAACTCAAGCTGATCCTGCACTCCAGCCGGGCCAGCGACCCGAGTGATCAAGACATGCGCGTGCTGGCCTCAGCCGTGGAGCTGGGCGAATTGGAGGTGGTGGACTGGGCCAACTCTCGCGAGGACCTGGTCTCTCTGCCGCTCAATGCAGCCCTCGATGAAGTGTTCAGCGTATTCCGCCGGCACAAGTACAGCCGCTACCCCATCCTTGATGACAACAGCGGCGAATTTGTCGGCGTGCTGCACATCAAGGACCTGCTGCTGCACCTGTCCCTGCTGGAGATGCTGCCCTCAGCATTGAAGGTGAGCGAACTGATGCACCCGGTCGAGCGGGTTAACCGGCATATGCCGTTGTCTAGCCTGCTGGAGCAATTCCGCCAGGGCGGCTCGCACTTTGCGCTGGTTGAAGAAGCTGACGGCAAGGTGATCGGCTATCTGACCATGGAAGACGTACTGGAAGCCCTGGTCGGCGATATTCAGGACGAGCACCGCAAGGCCGAGCGCGGCATCCTCGCCTATCAGCCAGGCAAGCTGCTGGTGCGCGGCGACACGCCACTGGCCAAGGTCGAACGCCTGCTTGGTGTCGACCTCGATCACGTCGAAGCAGAAACCCTGGCCGGACTGATCTACGAAACCCTCAAGCGCATGCCCGAGGAAGAGGAAGTGCTGGAAGTCGACGGCCTGCGCATCATCGTCAAGAAGATGAAAGGCCCGAAGATCGTGCTGGCCAAGGTATTGCGCCTGGACTGACGCACCCAACCAGACCTAACCCTAAGGTGGCGCGTCACGCCAAGGTGTAGCTGTCGGTTAGCAGACTACCGAAACCTCGCGGTCGATGCACACAACCGGCCAGTTGCAGAGCATGCCAAAACATCGCCTGGTTACTGGAGATCACTGGCAAGCCGAGGCTTTGCTCCAGCTCGCCGAGCATGCCCAAGGTGCGCAGGTTGGTGCAGGAGAGGAACAGCGCATCGACCTGCTGCCCCAGCAGCAGCTCACGCGCTGCTTGCTCGATGGCCTGCTCGGGAATCCGCGGGATTTCGGCATCGGCCAGCACGCCGAAGGTGCCGAAGGCCACCACCTCGTGACCGGCTTGCTGTAGACCCTGGTAGATCGGGTAATTCACCTCGCCGATGTAAGGCGTAAGCACGGCGATACGTCGCGCATCCAAGCCGCGCAGGGCTGCCTTGACCGCACTCCAAGGGTTGGTCACGGGCACGCCAGGGTGCGCCTGGTTAATCAACCGGGTGACCTCCTGCTCGCCGATCAGCATGCTCCCTGAGGTGCAGCCAAAGGCCAACACATCCAGCGCCATACCCGGCACCAGCAGCGCGCTGGACTGGCTCAAGCCCTGGGCCATGCCGCGCAGCCCGTCCGGGGTAACCGTCGGGCTGCAGGGCGTGCGGGTGCTGTACAGTTCAACCCGCTCGCCGAGCAGCTGACGCCACTCGTTCTCCAGGGTGAAATCGCTGGCCAATTGCACCAGGCCGATGCGCACACGGCCATCCTCGCGGGTGCGCACGTGCTCGAAGGTCTGCTGCAGGGCTTGGAACTCGGCAAAGGACTCGATCATTTCAAACCTCCTCAAGCAGGCGCGCGGCATAGTTAGCGATGGCAGTGTCCTGTACGCCAGTACCGGTCAGGTCGCACACGGTGATCTGCTCAGCGCTGCTACGGGCCTTGCGGCCCTCGGCAATCAGGCTGCCCAGCTCAAACACCTCGCGCTGCAGCGCCGGGGCATGGTGCAGCTCGCCGAGGGCGCGAGACTGGCTGAGGCGATCGACCACCAGCACATCGGCGCTGGCCAGAATGGTTGGCTCCAGCTCGTTCTTGTGCGGGTTGTCCGAGCCCATGGCGGTAACGTGCACGCCCTTAGGCAGATCGCTCCAGCGCAGCACCGGCTCACGCGAAGGGGTGGTGGTGACCACGATATCGGCCTCGGCACAGGCCGCCGCCGCGCTGTTGTGTACCGTCACCGTCAAACCGTACTGGTTACGCATATGCACGGCATAGGCCTCAGCCTTGCTGGCATCGCGGCTGTGTACATGCACCTCGCGGATATCGCGCACCAGGCGCAGGGCTGCCACTTGCAACTCGGCCTGCACACCCGCACCGATCACCGCGACGCGCTGGGCGTCCTCGCGGGCCAGGTGCTTGGCGGCAATGGCGCCAGCCAGCGCGGTGCGGATATCGGTCAGGTAACCCTCGTCGAACAAC encodes the following:
- a CDS encoding hemolysin family protein, which translates into the protein MDPSTSYIASSYFADFGLVLFALFLVLLNGFFVAAEFAIVKLRATKVDALAEKNGWRGHILRTVHNQLDAYLSACQLGITLASLGLGWVGEPAFAHLLEPLLSAIGIESPKLVHGIAFFTAFFIISYLHIVVGELAPKSWAIRKPELLSLWTAAPLYMFYWAMYPAIFLLNASANAILRVAGQGEPGPHHEHHYSRDELKLILHSSRASDPSDQDMRVLASAVELGELEVVDWANSREDLVSLPLNAALDEVFSVFRRHKYSRYPILDDNSGEFVGVLHIKDLLLHLSLLEMLPSALKVSELMHPVERVNRHMPLSSLLEQFRQGGSHFALVEEADGKVIGYLTMEDVLEALVGDIQDEHRKAERGILAYQPGKLLVRGDTPLAKVERLLGVDLDHVEAETLAGLIYETLKRMPEEEEVLEVDGLRIIVKKMKGPKIVLAKVLRLD
- a CDS encoding aspartate/glutamate racemase family protein, translating into MIESFAEFQALQQTFEHVRTREDGRVRIGLVQLASDFTLENEWRQLLGERVELYSTRTPCSPTVTPDGLRGMAQGLSQSSALLVPGMALDVLAFGCTSGSMLIGEQEVTRLINQAHPGVPVTNPWSAVKAALRGLDARRIAVLTPYIGEVNYPIYQGLQQAGHEVVAFGTFGVLADAEIPRIPEQAIEQAARELLLGQQVDALFLSCTNLRTLGMLGELEQSLGLPVISSNQAMFWHALQLAGCVHRPRGFGSLLTDSYTLA
- a CDS encoding cyclodeaminase, with the translated sequence MHIYKREQIAAKVKLDSAALEAVEAGFAALGRDEVAMPPILSMNIAESNGEVDVKTAHIRGWLRFAVKISPGFFDNPALGLPSLNGLMLLFSAKTGVVDAVLFDEGYLTDIRTALAGAIAAKHLAREDAQRVAVIGAGVQAELQVAALRLVRDIREVHVHSRDASKAEAYAVHMRNQYGLTVTVHNSAAAACAEADIVVTTTPSREPVLRWSDLPKGVHVTAMGSDNPHKNELEPTILASADVLVVDRLSQSRALGELHHAPALQREVFELGSLIAEGRKARSSAEQITVCDLTGTGVQDTAIANYAARLLEEV